DNA sequence from the Paenibacillus physcomitrellae genome:
CGCTGATCAAATTGCTGGACCAGAAGGTCTTTCTCGAGTCAGGCCGTCATCAGGAGCTGCATCTCAAGGTGATGAGCGTACAGGCCGGAAGTGAATGGGAGACGGTGCAGCAGGAATTTGGCGAGATGATCGCCGAGCTGTGCGAGGTCGTAACCAGCAAACAAAATGACAGCCAGCTGCAAATCGTAGAGAAGATCAAACAATTTATTTCAGAGCATTATTCTGACGGCGAGCTGAATTTGTACCGAATTGCGGAACAAGCGGAGCGGCCCGAAAAATATATTTCCCAACTTTTCAAAGAAGTTACGGGAACAAATTTGTCGGACTACCTGGAGCAGGTGCGTATGGAGGAGGCGGTTAAGCTTCTTCAAGCCAAACAGTGTACCGTGGATGAAATTTCTGTAATGGTCGGCTACAACAGCTCACATTCGTTCCGCCGGGCTTTCAAGAGAGTGATGGGCGTTTCGCCAAGCGCCTACCGGCAGCTCGCGCAGTAGCGCGGGCTCTTTTTCTTCTGTCAGAGCCTGGCCGCTTTGTAATCAGGCAGAAAATGTACGTTCTATGGGCCAATTGACCGGTTCTAATCGGAAGAAAGGTACCTTAAAAACCGGAATTGTACCTACCCCGTTTATACGCTGCGGCACTACAATGAACCCTGTATAAGAAAGCGCTGTCATTTGGCGTAGACCTAAAACGAAGGGGGGATTTATTTGAATGTCGCACGTAAAAGCTTTGCCAAGCACTGGCAGCTGTATCTCATCCTGATTCCACCGATTTTGTTCTTCATCATCTTTAAGTATTACCCGATGGCGAACGCCGTGCTGGCTTTCAAAGACTACAACGTAACAAAAGGCATTTGGGGCAGCCCGTGGATCGGCTTTAAAAATTTCAGAATGTTTTTTGATAATCCGATCTTCTGGACCCTCGTCAAAAATACCTTATTAATCAGTCTTTATCAATTGCTGGTGGGCTTCCCGATTCCGATTCTGCTGGCACTCGCCTTGAATGAAGTAAGGCATGCCAAGTTCAAGAAGCTGGTGCAAATGGTGACCTTTGCGCCTTATTTCATCTCGACGGTGGTCATGGTTTCCATGATCATGCTGTTCCTTGCGCCGCGGCTTGGTTTCGTCAATCTGGCTTTGAATGCGCTGGGGATGGACTCGATCAACTTCCTTGGGGAACCGGGAATGTTCCGCTCCATTTATGTATGGTCGGATCTCTGGCAGTCTGCCGGTTATGCATCAGTCGTATATTTGGCAGCGCTTGCAGGGATTGATCCGGTGCTTTATGAAGCGGCCAAGGTGGATGGGGCTTCCCGTCTGCAAAAGATCATTCACGTTGATTTGCCGGGCATATTGCCTACTGTAACGATTCTGCTCATTCTGAATGTAGGCAATATTATGGCGCTTGGCTTCGAGAAAATTTATTTGCTGCAAAATCCGCTTAATACATCGAGTTCAGAGGTCATTGCCACCTATGTGTACAAAATGGGCCTTTTGAACGCCAACTACAGCTTTGCAACGGCGGTTGGCTTGTTCAACTCGGTGATTAATCTGGTCCTGCTCGTTCTTGTCAACGGTCTGGCCAAACGGATTTCGAGCAACAGCATCTGGTAGAAAGGAGAGACTAGCCATGGCATCCCCGCTTTCGGCCACCACGGCACCCGGCAGTTCAAGAGCTTACCGCATTAAAAATTCGGCCGGCGACCGGGTATTTATGGCCATCATCTATACGGCGCTCAGTCTCATCCTGATTGCCGTGCTGTATCCGCTTATTTATATTCTCAGCAGCTCGATCAGCAGCCCGGATGCGGTCTCCTCCGGTAAAGTCTGGCTTTGGCCGGTGGATATTTCCTTTGAAGGATATACAACCTTATTTTCGACGCCGCTGATCCTGACCGGTTATGCCAACTCTTTGTTTTATACGGCTGCGGGCACCTTGATCAGCGTCACCTTGACGATTATGATCGCTTATCCGCTGTCCCGGCGAAGTTTGTACGGGCGCAGCGTGATCATGGTTTTTGTCACCTTTACGATGCTGTTTGGGGGAGGTTTGATTCCCACCTATCTCGTTGTAAAGCAGCTTGGAATGGTGGATACCCGCTGGGCGCTGCTCATTCCGAATGCGATCTGGGTGTGGCAGGTCATTATTGCCCGTTCTTTCTTCCAATCCTCGATTCCCGACGAATTGGTGGAAGCCAGCGAGCTTGACGGCTGCAGCGATCTGCGGTTTATCTGGAGCGTCGTGCTTCCGCTGTCCAAGCCGATCATCGCGGTGCTTGTGCTGATGTATGCGGTCGGCCAGTGGAACGCTTATTTCGATGCGCTGATTTATTTGAAATCGGACCATCTATTCCCGCTTCAACTGATTCTGCGCAGCATTATCATTCTGAATAACGGGGCAGGAGCCATGGATGCGGCGGAAATGGTGGAGAAGCAGCATCTATCCGACCTGCTGAAATATTCGCTGATTGTTGTGGCGACCTTGCCGGTGCTCTGCATCTATCCGTTCGTTCAGAAGCATTTTGTGCAGGGCATGCTTGTAGGTTCTGTGAAAGGCTGAGGATTTATTAAATCGACAATAAGGGAGAGGTCAGCTTTGAGAAAAAGAATATGGAGTTTATGGAGCTTGATCATCGTATTCAGCGTAGTGCTTACCGCCTGCGGAGGCGGCAATAACAGTGCGTCTTCGGGTTCCGGCAATGCGGCTGGCGGCAGTACGGAAAGCGGAAAGCCGGTCACTGTCAGCTTGTTTGCCCAGCAGGAAGCCGGCGTAGATCTGAAGACCAACACATTTAGCACATTCCTGGAGAAGCAGTTTAACGTTAAATTCGACTGGCAGGTCATTCCTACCGACGGCGCACAGGAGAAACGCCAGATCTCGCTGGCCAGCGGTGACTATCCGGATGCGTATTTCCTGACCGAATACATCGATCAATTCACGCCGGCGGATCTCCTGAAATACGGCAAACAAGGCGTGCTTGTTCCGCTTAATGACCTGATCGACCAATACGCACCGCATATCAAGGCGGCTATGGAATCGAATCCTTCGCTGCGCAGCTACATCACTGCGCCGGACGGCAACATCTATGGCCTTGTAGCTTATGCCGAGTGTTTCCACTGTTCTTATCCGAACAAAATGTGGATCAATACCAAATGGCTGGATAAGCTGAAGCTGGAAATGCCAAAGACGACGGAAGATTTCAAGAAAGTTTTGGAAGCGTTTAAAACACAGGATCCAAACGGCAACGGCAAAGCCGACGAAGTGCCTTTGAGCGGATCTACAGAAACGTTTGGCGTGCACATCGTGCCATTCCTGATGAACGGCTTTATCTATGATGATGACACGAACTATTTGCAGCTTAAGGATGGCAAAGTCGATTCCGTGGCCAACAAGCCGGAGTGGAAGGAAGGCCTTGAATACATCAAATCCCTGTATGATGAAGGTTTGATCGATCCGGGCGCCTTTACGCAAAATGCCGACGCATTCCGCAAGATCGGCGATAACGCCAGCGCAGAAATTTTGGGTGCTGGAGCAGGCATGCACCCGGCTATTTTCGTCAACACGAATACCAAAGATTATAATCCGGTTCCGCCTTTGACCGGCCCTCATGCCAACTATGCTACTCATAATGACGGCGGTATTGTTCCGGGAGCCAAATTCGTCATTACTAACAAAGCCAGCAAAGAAGCGCAGATTGCCCTGATTAAAATCGCGGATTATATGTACACGCCGGAAGGCCAGACGATCTCCAACTCAGGTCAGGAGGGCGAAGGCTGGAGAAAACCTAAAGAAGGCGAGCAAGCGCTTGGAGACGGCGTAACACCTCAGTTTGCCTCCATCAGCTATCCAACCGGTGAAGGCCCAACCAACTACGGCTGGGGCGGCATGTCGCATATGTATATGCCTAAGACGTACCGTGACAGCTTTGTAGCCGACCAGGATATCTATTCGCCAGACGGATATGAACGCAGATTGTACGAAGCTACGCTGCTGTATGAAGGCAAAGAACCGAAAGAACTGTTCCCGTTCTGGTCGATCTGGGTCGATCCATCCGAAACGGATGAGCTGAGCATGCTGCAGACGAATATCAAGAACTACATCGATCAAAATACACTTCAATTCATCACTGGCAGCAAAGACCTGAACAAAGACTGGGACAGCTACGTAAGTGGTCTTGATAAACTCCAGCTGAGCCGTTATCTGGAGATTTTGCAGAAAGCTTACGATTCAAGTAATTCCGCTGCAAAATAATCGGATTGCTCGCTTAATCACAAGTCAGACCTAACACTAACACTAACACTAACACTAACACTAACACTAACACCAAGCCATACATCAAACGAGAAAAATCGATCCCCTTTGTCACCGCTTGCGGCGGCAGAGGGGTTTGGTTTTTTAGGGGAGGAAGACATGGAGAATGAGCAGCTGAATCGTAAGGAAGAAATGGCAGCAGCGGCAGTGTGGTACGGAAGCCCAAGCACGGAGGAAGAGATTAAAAGAGGCAAGGAAGGATCGGGATTTCAGCTTCGCGGAGGCCTTCCCTATACTCAGAATAAGATCAGGCTGAAACGGCCTGTCCGAATCGCCTTTCTGGGCGGCTCGATTACGGAAGGAGCGGGAGCTTCCCAGGCGGAAGACACCAGCTGGAGGGCATTAACCGGCCAATATTTGAGCGAGCGGCTGGGGGGCGAGATGGTAAGCTGTGTCAATGCCGGGGTTGGTGGGACCAATTCGGTATTTGGCGCCCATCGGCTGTATGAGCACGTCCTCAGCCAGCGGCCGATTGACCTGCTGTTTGTAGAGTTTAGCGTCAATGACGGCAATGACCAGCTGGAGCAGGCAGAGTCTATTCGGGGGATGGAAGGCATCGTCCGGCAGATGAAGCGGTTGTCTCCGCAGACCGATCTTTGTTTCGTGTACACCGCATCAGAGCGGAACTTAAGTTCGGAAATGCCGAAGTATATTGCAGTCCATGAGCACGTAGCTGAACATTATCATCTTTCCAGTGTGAATTTCGCGCGAAAGGTCTACGATTTGCTTCAAGAAGAAGACACCGAATGGACCGATCTGGCACCGGATACCTATCACCCGAACGATGCTGGTCATGCGTTATATGCCGAGTATATGAAGGAGTATCTGGATAGAGCGTTATTCGGAGAATCCACGATTGGAGATGTGAAGGAGGAAGAAGCTGTTCCCGAGCCGATCGAGGAATCCAATTACGAATATGCAGGAACTCGGTCTGTATCAAACTGGGAAGAAGGAAGAGGGCACCTTCCGGCACGGCGGGAAGAAGGGGGGCGAAACGCCTCCACATCAGATGTTTTGGTTCTGCCTATCCCCCGGATTCGGCTGATCAGCCGAACAGGCTGGAAGCGCAGCAAGCTGGAGGCCAACGAACCGCTGATGAACTGGAGGTACGATACGGAGCACCTGTTTACGGAGCAGGAAGACGCCGATCTTACGTTCGAAGCGTGGGGCCAGAGCGCCGGTGTTACGATGCTGTACGGGCCGGATTCCGGCATCTTTGAATTCTCTATTAACGGAGGAACATTTGTGGAGGTGAATCTGTTTGATGAATGGTGTCCACTTGCTTATCGTCCGGTAAGTGTGCTGTTCCCAATTCAGACTGAAAGGGGGCCAATGACGATTACGCTGCGGAATACGGGACGCAGAGACCAGCGAAGCCGCGGAACCCGGCTCATGATCCTGCGGCTGCTCGTGAATTAAGGTTATTCGGCGGGATCTGCCTGCAGCGATCCAAATAAAAATCCGTCCACACAGTTGTCTGTGCGGACGGATATCTTTTTTTCGTGAAAGGAAATTTCTTAATCCTCGGGGATCAGCTTTTGATCGCGCCCATCATCATCCCTTTAACGAAATACTTCTGGACAAACGGATAAACCATAATGATCGGCAGTGTAGCGACCATGGTCGTAGCCATCCGGATACTTTCCGTAGAGACCGGAATTTGCTTCGAGCTTTGCGCAAGCTGCTGGGCATCGGACATCATGCCTGCGGTCTGGTATTGGTTCAGGATCTTCACCAGGACGGCCTGCAGCGTCTTAAGGTTTGGTTTGTAGGTGTATACATAGGAATCGTACCAGGAGTTCCAGTGGCCGATGGCCAGAAACAAGCCGATCGTGGCAAGCACCGGCACACAGAGCGGCATGACGATCCGGAAGAAGATCTGCAGATCGTTGGCACCGTCAATTTTGGCGGATTCTTCGACTTCGCCGGGAATCTGCTCGATAAAGGTGCGAACCAGGATCATCAGGAACACGCCGATCAAGCCCGGGAAGATGAACACCCAGAACGAGTCGATCAGGCCAACGGATTTAATGACCATGTAAGTAGGAATAAGACCGCCGCCAAAGTACATCGTGAACACAAAGAAGAAGGAGAAGTACTTCCAGCCAAGCAAATAACGTTTGCTTAGCGAATAAGCCAGCATGGAGATGCAGAACATCGATAAGGCCGTTCCGATGATGGTTCGGAGCACCGTAACCTGCAGCGCGCTCCAGATTTCAGGATTCCGGAAGATCGTCCGGTAGCTTTCAAAGGTAAGCGATCTCGGCCAGAAATATAAATTCCCGCGAAGCGTGTCGGTTGCATCGTTCAGGGAGATCACCAGGATGTTCCAGAACGGATAGAAGGTAACGACGAAGATGCCTGCCAGGAAAATATACAGCGCCGCATCAAATAAACGTTCGCCAAAAGTTTTGCTGTTCATATGAGGTCCCTCCGGTGTAAGTTTAGAATAGGGAGTGTCCATTCACTCGTTTGGCAATGAAATTGACAATAACTACGATAATGAAGGCAACTACGGAACTGAACATGCCTACTGCGGAAGCATAGGAGAACATGCCGTTCTGAATCCCGTAGCGGAAGGAATACGTCGACAATACATCCGAATAATCCTTGGTCAAATCATTGCCAAGCAGGAAGTGCTGGTCAAAGCCCGCATTCAGGATGCCGCCAAGCGCCAGAATCAGCAGAATGACAATCGTTGGTTTTAAGTGCGGCAGTGTAATATACCGGATTTGTTTAAACCGGTTAGCGCCGTCAACCTTAGCAGCCTCGTAAAGCTCCGGATTGATGGAAGAAATGGCGGCCAGATACATAATGGAGCTGTAGCCCATGTCTTTCCAAGTGTTGCCCAAGGCGACAATCCACCAGAAATATTTGCCGTGCTGCAGGAACAGGACGCTTTCGTTCGTAATATGCAGGAACTTGAGCAGACCGTTGATCGCTCCGTCAGAGGACAGCAGTGTCACGATAATGTTCGCGGCGATAACCCAGGAGATGAAATAGGGCAAATAGGATGCGGTCTGAACGGTTTTCTTGAAGGCTACGTTCTTGATTTCGTTGATGGCGATGGCGATCAGGATCGGCATCGGGAACGAGAAGAGCAGGGTAATGAGGGTAGATGCCAGCGTATTCCGCATGATGAGCAGGAAGTCGCCGTTGCTGAAGAAATAATCGAACCACTTGAACCCTACGAATTCGCTGCTAAATAAAGTCTGCCAAAATGCGCCCAGTGTCGGCTGGTAGTTAACGAAAGACATGTACAATCCGACCATCGGCGTATAGGCGAAAATGAGCGCCCATATGACGGCGGGCAGCATCATCAGGAAGAGGAATTTTTGCTGCTTGAACTTCATCCAGGTTTTTCGCTGAGGGATCGCAAGAGCCGGTACTTGCGGGTTCTCTCGCACTTTTGTAAAGGTTTTCATTTTGCTGCACCTCGCAATCTCAAGTTACTTAAAATTATAGGACCGGCCAAAAAGCAGTGTCGATATGACATTCTAACGAATGATACTTGAAAATAACTTTCATACGAAAGGACGATTAAAGGATTTTCATGTAAGCGCTATAATAATAGCGACGAAGCGGGGGAGGGACAGCTATGTACAGCATATTTCTGGTCGATGACGAGACGCTTGAGCTTGAAATGATGCGGGATTATATACGTTGGGAAGAAATGGGGATTTATGTGGCCGGGACGGCCATCAACGGCAAGGATGCTTTGGAGAAGATTGAGGTGATGCAGCCTGACATCGTCTTGACGGATGTGCAAATGCCCATCATGAACGGGATTGATCTGGCCAAGCTGGTCCGTGAAAGGTACGACTGGATGCAGCTTGTATTTCTGACCGGCCATGATGAATTTACTTATGTCAAATCGGCACTTAACGTAGGCGCTGTAGGTTATTTGCTGAAACCGCTCGACTTGACTGAAATCGTGGCGGTTATGGAGAGGGTGAAGCAGCAATGCGAGGAGGTCCGTCTCAAGAACCGCTCTATCCAGGCAGCCAAAGCCAATATCTTCAAAGAACTGCTGTTTGAGCGCAGCACGGATAGAATAGATAACCTGAAATCGAGCTTCTGCAAGCTGGCTCGCAGGCAGGAGGCCGGAACTTACTGCTTGCTGCTGTGCGACATCCATCCGGGAGCCCAGGGGGATGGAACCGTTATGGAAGAGGCGGTCAAAGCCTTCACCTCCTTGGCGGAACGTTTCCTGGCAGGAGAGAAGCTGGCTGGTATGACCGTCGTGATTCGCGACAGTGAAGTGGGGATTTTTCTGGACTGCAGCTCGGAAACGGCAACTGAAACGGGTACGGGAACTTCGCTGAAGGCTGGACATTCTGCCGTCTTCCGGATCGCTGAGCGCTGGTCGTCTTTTCTGCAGGAAAATGCCGATTTTCCGGTTACCATTGCTGTTAACGAGAAGGCCGCCGGGCTGTCTGATCTGGCGGAACTCTATGAACAGAGCAAGCAAATTCTGGCCGATCAATTCTACGTGGGAGAAGGTAAAGTGATTTCGCAGTCGGAGAATCGCACACCGTTCCACGATGAATTAATGCCGCCGTTTCCGTCCGAGCGCTGGCTAGAGGCGGTCAACCAGCTGGACGCCGAGAAAGCCCGCGAGCTTGTCCATGAATATACGGCAGGGTTGATCCGGCTGCGTGCAGGCCGCAAAGCGGTGTGCGATTGGGCTCTGCAGCTCATTGGCCGACTGGAAGAGGAAATTCTGCATCAATCGGCCGGCGGGTATGAGAGAGGCGAAATGTATTATTCCATCTACAACTGCCGGACGATTCAGCAGATTGAGTCCATCGTTCTTAAGACAGCCGAAGAGACGATGGAGCGGCTCGGTGAACGGTTTATGGATAAAAATGCCAAGCTGGTTCACCAGGTTTGCAGCCTGATTGATCAAACCTATCACGAGCCCATTACCATCAATAGTTTATCTGATCAGGTCTATCTGTCTCCGAATTATTTGAGGTCGATCTTTAAAGAGAAGACAGGGATGACCATTCATGATTATTTGACGAAGATCCGGCTGGATAAAGCCAAGCTGCTGCTGGCGGACGGTTCCCTGAAGGTTCAGGATATAGCGCAGAGGGTCGGTTATGAAAGCACTTCGTATTTTATTTCCTTATTCCTAAAGAACCAGGGAGTTACGCCGAATGAATACCGAAAGAGTCTATAAACCAGTGAAGGATAAGCCCGTGAAAGGACATCCCGGCGCCCGAAGACGACGTTTCTCGCTGCTGCAGAAAGGGGCGTTTGCGAACCTGCCCCTTCGAAACAAGTTTTTCTTTATTTTTCTGATTGTGCTGATCCTGCCTTTCTCTCTGCTGATTGTTTACTCTTATTCCTCAACAAGAGATACAATCACCCAGCAGACTTACACGAGCCTTGACAGCACGCTCGAACAGATTGATACCAACGTGGAGAACCGGTTGGAATATTACAAGCAGTTGTCTACCAGTTTGTATATGGACGCCCAGCTCCGCAACTATTTGTCTTCCAATTACGAGGAGGCCTTTTATTATCTGGACGCCTTTGAATATATCAACCGAGTGCTGCCGTCGCTGATGATTCTGAATTCAAATTTGCAGGGCATTACGATTTATTCCAACAACGAAACCCTTTATACAGACGAACAATACGTCAAACATATGGAAGAGCTTCCGGAACCGATTCGGCAAAGAGCGCTTGATGCGGCCGGAGGAACGGTTTATACGCATTCCAGCGATTACAAAGCGGACGATGCGCATATCACATTGGCAAGATCGCTTAGTTATTTCAGTTTGAAGCATCCGTACGGCATCTTGACCATGGACATCAACAGCAGCGAGCTGTATTCACTGATTGAGAAGGAGAACAACAATAAAAGCGTCTACATCATAGATGAGAACGGCGGACTGATCAGTACGGGAGACCAAACCATAACCTCCAGACAGCTGTTTAACATCTATCCGATAGAGGACCAGCTGGCAAATAAAGACGGGGAATTTGATGCGGTCATTCATGGGG
Encoded proteins:
- a CDS encoding ABC transporter permease — its product is MNVARKSFAKHWQLYLILIPPILFFIIFKYYPMANAVLAFKDYNVTKGIWGSPWIGFKNFRMFFDNPIFWTLVKNTLLISLYQLLVGFPIPILLALALNEVRHAKFKKLVQMVTFAPYFISTVVMVSMIMLFLAPRLGFVNLALNALGMDSINFLGEPGMFRSIYVWSDLWQSAGYASVVYLAALAGIDPVLYEAAKVDGASRLQKIIHVDLPGILPTVTILLILNVGNIMALGFEKIYLLQNPLNTSSSEVIATYVYKMGLLNANYSFATAVGLFNSVINLVLLVLVNGLAKRISSNSIW
- a CDS encoding carbohydrate ABC transporter permease, which gives rise to MASPLSATTAPGSSRAYRIKNSAGDRVFMAIIYTALSLILIAVLYPLIYILSSSISSPDAVSSGKVWLWPVDISFEGYTTLFSTPLILTGYANSLFYTAAGTLISVTLTIMIAYPLSRRSLYGRSVIMVFVTFTMLFGGGLIPTYLVVKQLGMVDTRWALLIPNAIWVWQVIIARSFFQSSIPDELVEASELDGCSDLRFIWSVVLPLSKPIIAVLVLMYAVGQWNAYFDALIYLKSDHLFPLQLILRSIIILNNGAGAMDAAEMVEKQHLSDLLKYSLIVVATLPVLCIYPFVQKHFVQGMLVGSVKG
- a CDS encoding ABC transporter substrate-binding protein; protein product: MRKRIWSLWSLIIVFSVVLTACGGGNNSASSGSGNAAGGSTESGKPVTVSLFAQQEAGVDLKTNTFSTFLEKQFNVKFDWQVIPTDGAQEKRQISLASGDYPDAYFLTEYIDQFTPADLLKYGKQGVLVPLNDLIDQYAPHIKAAMESNPSLRSYITAPDGNIYGLVAYAECFHCSYPNKMWINTKWLDKLKLEMPKTTEDFKKVLEAFKTQDPNGNGKADEVPLSGSTETFGVHIVPFLMNGFIYDDDTNYLQLKDGKVDSVANKPEWKEGLEYIKSLYDEGLIDPGAFTQNADAFRKIGDNASAEILGAGAGMHPAIFVNTNTKDYNPVPPLTGPHANYATHNDGGIVPGAKFVITNKASKEAQIALIKIADYMYTPEGQTISNSGQEGEGWRKPKEGEQALGDGVTPQFASISYPTGEGPTNYGWGGMSHMYMPKTYRDSFVADQDIYSPDGYERRLYEATLLYEGKEPKELFPFWSIWVDPSETDELSMLQTNIKNYIDQNTLQFITGSKDLNKDWDSYVSGLDKLQLSRYLEILQKAYDSSNSAAK
- a CDS encoding SGNH/GDSL hydrolase family protein; translated protein: MENEQLNRKEEMAAAAVWYGSPSTEEEIKRGKEGSGFQLRGGLPYTQNKIRLKRPVRIAFLGGSITEGAGASQAEDTSWRALTGQYLSERLGGEMVSCVNAGVGGTNSVFGAHRLYEHVLSQRPIDLLFVEFSVNDGNDQLEQAESIRGMEGIVRQMKRLSPQTDLCFVYTASERNLSSEMPKYIAVHEHVAEHYHLSSVNFARKVYDLLQEEDTEWTDLAPDTYHPNDAGHALYAEYMKEYLDRALFGESTIGDVKEEEAVPEPIEESNYEYAGTRSVSNWEEGRGHLPARREEGGRNASTSDVLVLPIPRIRLISRTGWKRSKLEANEPLMNWRYDTEHLFTEQEDADLTFEAWGQSAGVTMLYGPDSGIFEFSINGGTFVEVNLFDEWCPLAYRPVSVLFPIQTERGPMTITLRNTGRRDQRSRGTRLMILRLLVN
- a CDS encoding carbohydrate ABC transporter permease gives rise to the protein MNSKTFGERLFDAALYIFLAGIFVVTFYPFWNILVISLNDATDTLRGNLYFWPRSLTFESYRTIFRNPEIWSALQVTVLRTIIGTALSMFCISMLAYSLSKRYLLGWKYFSFFFVFTMYFGGGLIPTYMVIKSVGLIDSFWVFIFPGLIGVFLMILVRTFIEQIPGEVEESAKIDGANDLQIFFRIVMPLCVPVLATIGLFLAIGHWNSWYDSYVYTYKPNLKTLQAVLVKILNQYQTAGMMSDAQQLAQSSKQIPVSTESIRMATTMVATLPIIMVYPFVQKYFVKGMMMGAIKS
- a CDS encoding ABC transporter permease, with amino-acid sequence MKTFTKVRENPQVPALAIPQRKTWMKFKQQKFLFLMMLPAVIWALIFAYTPMVGLYMSFVNYQPTLGAFWQTLFSSEFVGFKWFDYFFSNGDFLLIMRNTLASTLITLLFSFPMPILIAIAINEIKNVAFKKTVQTASYLPYFISWVIAANIIVTLLSSDGAINGLLKFLHITNESVLFLQHGKYFWWIVALGNTWKDMGYSSIMYLAAISSINPELYEAAKVDGANRFKQIRYITLPHLKPTIVILLILALGGILNAGFDQHFLLGNDLTKDYSDVLSTYSFRYGIQNGMFSYASAVGMFSSVVAFIIVVIVNFIAKRVNGHSLF
- a CDS encoding response regulator transcription factor, whose product is MYSIFLVDDETLELEMMRDYIRWEEMGIYVAGTAINGKDALEKIEVMQPDIVLTDVQMPIMNGIDLAKLVRERYDWMQLVFLTGHDEFTYVKSALNVGAVGYLLKPLDLTEIVAVMERVKQQCEEVRLKNRSIQAAKANIFKELLFERSTDRIDNLKSSFCKLARRQEAGTYCLLLCDIHPGAQGDGTVMEEAVKAFTSLAERFLAGEKLAGMTVVIRDSEVGIFLDCSSETATETGTGTSLKAGHSAVFRIAERWSSFLQENADFPVTIAVNEKAAGLSDLAELYEQSKQILADQFYVGEGKVISQSENRTPFHDELMPPFPSERWLEAVNQLDAEKARELVHEYTAGLIRLRAGRKAVCDWALQLIGRLEEEILHQSAGGYERGEMYYSIYNCRTIQQIESIVLKTAEETMERLGERFMDKNAKLVHQVCSLIDQTYHEPITINSLSDQVYLSPNYLRSIFKEKTGMTIHDYLTKIRLDKAKLLLADGSLKVQDIAQRVGYESTSYFISLFLKNQGVTPNEYRKSL